The DNA segment tctctctttcctAATTGATTTTACATGCTCAAACTTGTAAAAAAAGTATCTAGTCCATTACTTCTATTTGGTTCCTAAACTCTCAAAAATCTTACATAGAtccttcaactttcaattttgtgtcaaatagttcattgaaagtttaaagttcCCTTAGACATTGAATTTAAGAAGTTTCAAACATATCCGAAACCTATTAGAGACTCATTAGTTCTTTTTAAAGTTCAGAGACCTAgtagatacaaaattgatagTTCTGAaccaattaaacacaaacttaaaagttcaagactaaacttataattcaCCAAAAATTAACCGTTGGGACCCAATCATTTAATGTTGCAGGTGTAGACATGGGTATTTCCATGTAGTAAACAATGACTATACTCACTGGGTAATGTATGCCATCGGTGGAAGTGCTGATCCCACCATTAATAGCCAAGGCAACAGATATCTTGCCCCTGCCAACCCTTTTGCCAAAGAGGTATCTTTCCTCTCTCTCTAGATCTCAATCCTGTTTGGAACAGTAgaaaaatatgattaatataatggttataactCATAAACAATGATTACAATCCAAGTATAGCTCAATTAATAAGACACAAAGAATTACCATACTAATGGTCAATGATTTGATCTTCCGCTCCTGCAAACTTATAAGAAATAATGGCTCATTAGTTCTAATTGTAAATGTGTTGTGAAGGTCACAAAGAGAGTTGACACGTATAATGGTGTATGGAAGCACTGGAATTGGAGATCAGAGGGAGATCTTATGCTAAATGGAGCCTATTTCACTCCATCAGGAGCTGGTGCAGCAGCCAGTTATGCAAGAGCCTCAAGCTTAGGAGCTAAATCCTCTTCCTTGGTGGGTTCCATTACTTCAAATGCAGGTGCCCTTTCTTGTCGTAGGGGATTCCGTTGTTAATTTCAAGTCACAGTTAAAATAAGatatataaaaaggaaaaaggaatgaagaaggaaaaaaaaatctgaacatttaaaggaagaagaaaactatttactcattttcttcttccctatGATTGTTATAGTTATAgcattattcccaatgagtttGAGCCATCCATTCTATTTACAACCCCCCCAACTTTGTACTTGTCCCAATCAAGAATTGGAAACTGTACATTTTTCTTCAGTTACATGTTAATGCCAAATGTTGTAATATTCATATCATTCTATCTTTTGACAACACTACTTGGAAATTCAGCTTATGGCAAATGGGAAGGattatgataattaaacaatgaACGTAAAGCTAAAGTGAAAGACTCGTCCTTACTCTACATCAAGATTCTTTCTCAGTTCAAAGCTATTTTTTCATAAGCTTCACAAAgggataaaaaaataaaaaagcagTTTTGAAACCATTTCTAGAACACTTCTAGTCTAAGATGATTCACAATAACCCACAAGAGACATTTGAAATTGTCATATTGTTATGAAATCAAcaatcaaagaaaaacaaaaaacataaacaGTAGAGAAATTGACATAGATGTTCGTGGagtgtgttagctacatccACAAATAGAGGGAGAgatcatattttattagaaagaaATATCTGATAATCCAAATTCAAAGGTGTCAGTAtagttagagagtttatatagtgtACCTTTTTAAATCCTTGAACTAAAAttgtaaacaacataaataCGAATACAAATTAGGTTTCGGAGGTGTTGCCCCCGAAGCCCCACTAGGGCACGTCGCCTCTGGGCTCCGACTCACTGACCAATTAGCGAGATTCTGTACTTAGTAGTTCGGAGTGTCGAATAATAGATTCAAGACCGTCAAACACATATCATCGTCTTGAAACTAAAACTCAATCTGAGGCTGAGCAATTAGTAACAAGAAATGTAATCCTAACGAGGTAACCTTGTCTAATATCTTTTCTTAATTGGGTACCTCTAGTGAAATACTAAGCTATTTTCTACTGTCTCCAATTTCATCCCTTTACATTTGTGTAAAAAGTGATCATTAGAGGCATTCATGAACTTCAAATCATAAATGAACAGAATAAGCCTGAGGTAAAGATTTTCCCTCAATAATTAATGAACAGAATGAGCCTGAAATAAAGATTTTCCCACAATAATTCATGAATAAATGACATGCTACAACCTGCACTGTGGACACGTGGTGTTTAGAGGGCCTGTAGTCATGTGTCCATTTCTTATACCTATTAAAACAATGTCGTTTTTCCTTGCCAACTAGTTTGTTTAAACCACCCATGTTGCAATTATGAGCTTCACTTGAGTTGTCATCTTTTGCCCATGTGAACTTAGAAGAGGCACTGCGCTATAGCTGTACCATGCCCTCATGGTCTTCATTCTGTATAATGAATGAAAAGAAAGGAATCAGGAAGACAAGATATTTTGCAACTTAATAAGTTCTCTAAGTTATCTAATCATCaccatcaaaattaattaaaaaactgaTTAGCTAGGCAATAATATTATATGAGTAGGCATCAAGGTTAATGCAAGTTTACATTAAGTATATGTATGAAGTCTACGATTgagagcttcaaactacagctTCATATGAGTTTCAAAGTCAAACCCACTTGTTAAAGCTTTATTATAAGTGGGATTTTGTCTTCAAAATATGATTGAGGCTTTGCTAAAAAATGCGATATTGATAGGGAAAGGAAAACTTACAAGCTCACAAGCCTTCAAGAGGCCTTCTCTCCTCACCAAACTGAGCAACCCTAACTCGTTTCGTATACCTATTTTTTCTTAATACTAGCAGTATACAAAAGAGGTCCCTACCTCATTCAAAACCTCATACTTTTGCATATGGGCATGGTTACGACACCCAACTAACTTGTAACCTCTattacaaatttataaaaagggATTGTTACATCATGAATCAGAGTCACATaggaaaacaataaatttagacTTCAGCAACTAAATTGAAGATAAATCTAAATCTTCACCAAGCATATCAATGGATAGagttcaaacatcaaaataattacaaaaatgtaaTATACGGAACATTGCCTCAGCAGATAAAATGGGTCATGGTGTATGGCCCAGAAAAATATAGCTTTGCATCTTAATTACAAAGAGAGCAGTGTGTTCGTTATgcttgtgctcctcaaattcatgGTATTTACAACTTCCAATTGGATAAGATACGAGCACATATAGCAATTCTTGAACGGTCAAGTGACCCCAAAAAATCATAAAGCAGTCAGCTTAGATTGTATGGATTTTGAAGCAACATTAATCATGTTGACTAATATTAACTTCATATCCAGGTGGGGAGCAGGACTAGGGTGATGATATTTGACAATTTATGGGGAATGATTATACCAAATTCCTTAGTATTTGACACTGGCTTTCAGCAGGTGTTGCTACTTGTACTTCTCCATTATTCTTCTAGCTTCTTCAAGAGTCTCTTCTGTAGAGGTTggggaggaggaggaggaggagccTCCATCTCCTCTTGGGCCTTCATCTTTATTCAACGctataaatatgaaataaattgCTCCCATCATAGCCTGCATTCACAATCCTTTTTTCAGTAAGTTTGCACAATTTAATTGATTGCAAGATTGACAACTTCGATGAGAAACAGTTCCATGATCAGGCAATTGAAAAACAATTAAAGATATTCATTTTGCAACTGGATTTAAAGACTACctgacaaaaaataaaatgaatcaaTGGCTATAATGTTCATTAACGACCACAAGCTGCAAATGATTGATCATCCTATACTTGATATGAAACTAAAAATCAAGTGCAGAAGACCTTCTACAGATAAATGTTAAGAGATGCAATATACCATTTTTCTTTGTTCATTCCATCACTTGATAGAGACCCAAAATACAGTCTTAATCAAGAAGAACATGCTGATTGTCAAATTCGTATGTAAAACCGAAGGTTCTAGTTGGGTGGTGAAGCATTGTGCTATAAGGGTGTAAGAATTATTAGCATGGTATTGCTGAATGATAACACAACTAGGAACcctttgataaccatttgatttttgtttttgttctttttagaaATGAAGCTTATCAACACTTCTCCCACATATggtttgtcttttttctttttttttttttggtcttgTCTTGTATCTACATTTTAGGGGTGTTTTCAAAATCTATGCTAACTtctgaaaactaaaaagaatagtttttaaaaggttgttttcaaaatctatagagaagtattaatatatatatatagaaaatgtattttcaacGTGTCCATGTCCTACTTTTTTAGAACTTGATGTGTCGACGTGTCCATATCGTGTTGTTTCCATGTTTGTGCTTCATCTGTATACCTAAAAGAAAACTTTCACCCAGTTACGTCCTAATAGATGTCATGTctttttgcatgttcatctattttttttttttttgagattttgtTCAATTTGTGTAAGTCAACCCATAGGTATTCACATGATCCCAATTACAAACAGTTTAAGTTTCCAGGAACATCATGGATAACATTTACCAAACTGCAATTGGTCTCTTTTCCAAGAATAAGGGAACATATTCTGGTAGTACAGTAGCATGATAAATTTCTATGTAACATTATTTGTTAACCCTGCCagtaatatttaaaaacagaGCAAGGtccatgaataaaaaaataataataattaattaattatgcatctGGCGTGATTTGGAAGAAAAGGAATAGGCGGTTTTGTATAGGTAGAAAGAACGTTGACagaaaaaattagtttttcacCACTTTTCCAGTTATGTCAAGTTGATGAAGCAGGGAAAAGATTAGATTACAACTACAGACAATTGGAGTTACAACAAAAACAACTAAGAGGATGTTTGGGCCCCCAATTTCAAGTGGGTGGAGTGGGGTGGGCTATTATATCCCACTCAATGTATGCCCTCTAATTATAACATAGAATTAACTACAATATTGATATTTCAAACCCCTCTTtgttatagtatttactatttcctaCTCATCCTCTCTTTCCCTCTTTGTGAAAGTGTTTATTATTTCCTACCCAAACTAACATAgtttgcaccccaaacacatactattataacccagattaaaataatatgtatcccaaacacagactattataacctaCAAATTATAATAACTACTTACTATAACCAATTCAGTGCCCCAAACACTCCCTAAATCTTTTTTATAAAactgaagatacttgaagaaattaGAACAAACTTCCAAGTAGACTGAGATACTCAGAATCTAGTAAACAAACATATATACAGTGgccggaaaaaaaaaaaaaaactgtagtCCATAAGTAAGTGatagtaagagtaagtaatacCAGCACAAATAAGGCTGTAGACAAGATTGACTTGAACAAAAAGAGTCCAATTGTTAATGCAACCATTCCAACAGATATCCTTGCAATTGGTCTTGGTACAGAGTCCTACAAATAAGGCCACAAAACAGACAATTAGTTTTTCTGTGCCTTGTTCTCCAATACCTTTTTCTTGCTCCTGAAAAACTatcaacatttgaaaacatatttGGGATTGATTTAAATCACTTATGTCAAGTTCAAAATCACTAAGCTATCTTATAACCATTCGAAATCGATGTAAAAACCgcatttaaaaatgtaaaatcaagTATATTTGAATCATTAAACACGGCAAATGTAATTTTCACCCtttcaaaatcactcctaaGCATGCCATAATAAGATTCAAAAGAGGAAGCCATCGATATCGAAGAGTAAAACCTACCGGTAATAGGTCTGTCCCTGCCTCAATTCCATCCTTCCCGACCTTCCAAACTGTCTGAAATACTGTTTCACAGCATTTGTCAACAGAATTAAAACTTCACAATGTCATTATTAAACATAATAATGGAgtacaaaaataacaaatgtACAATAACATGGAAACTTTAACAAATTCTAAAGAAAACCCTTTAGTTAAAGCAACTCAACCACTTCAATTCCAACTCACTTAACCATTTCCCCAAGAACGAATTGAAATTCTAAACAACCCATTggaaacaagaaaagaaagaaagccAACCTCTCAAGAAATTGTTCTGAGCAGCATACACAAGAGTGAAAGAAGGAGACCCTCGAGTTCTTAGCTTCCCAATTTTTGGATTTAAGAGGAAAGATTGTTTTTTGAGTTTTAAGGAATTCGAAGGGAGGAACTGGGAATGGAGGGAAATGGGTGTATTTCTATGGCGAGTTAAAGGGTGTGcagaaattgaaggaaaattgtGAAATAAACATGAAGAAGCCATTAAAATGGATGATTATGAAACGATGGTGGAATTGAATAGAGGAAGAAGGTGAGGCTTCCTTCGATAGAAGCTCACGGAACACAAATTCTCAGCCTCAGGAAGAAAGGGACCACCCAAATGCCAAGTTTGGGCTTTTCAAGCCATTTTATTTGGGCCCATCCTTAAGAAAGCCAAGCCCAAATCTACCACTTTTTAGAGgggaaaattttatattaaatggcAAAATATACCTAAGATCGGATCATTAAGGCTCCGTTtggtaaatattttattttttattttttatttttaaaaatagtccaTTTTCTCCCATTTTCTATAATGACTTGCATCTCTCTAAGTAAAATGGTTGATtacttaatcaaatttaaaaaacaaaaacaaaaacaaatttttaaaaactactttttagtttttaaattttgacttgttttttaaactaATGGTacaagtagataataaatgacgaaatttagaggtggacaTAATGTCGATAGActtattttaagaaaaacaaaaacaaaaaacgaaatggttactaaaAGTGGcctaaattattgttttgttaaCATATTTAGACATGCAATTATGTCACTCAACAAGGATAATCAAAATTACTATGGCTTCTTTCAACAAAAGACGTAAGATTTTAAaggttccaaaaaaaaaaaaaaaaagaaaaaaagacgtaagattttaatattttagGTAGGCGATCATCATATCGTTTGAAGTCATTATTTCAAAAGTCTATTTTTTACCTTTTCACATGGCCTAATAATACTAAGTCAtttaaggtttaaatactattttggtcattttaatttcaactttGGTTCTTTTTTACTTCTAAAAAGTGATATTTTTAGTCCTTTTAGTtccatatttatttaaaattttaagggaCCAAAATGACAATTTCTTAAAAGTATAtaaaccaaaatgaaccaaagttgaaagtGTAAGAGCCAAAATGAAGTTTTTGAAAGTATATATaccaaaattaactaaattgaaagtttagaaccAACAAGAACTAAATTAACTAAAATCAAAAGTACAAGGAAGGTAGTATTTAAACCAATTGTTATTGATTTTGACACTCAATTGAAATATCAAGAGTAAGCaaaaaaatatcaacaaaaatccttttatttcaatattaaaCCATTCAATTCATCGAAATAAGACGTACAAGTctaagatattttatttcaaaggGATATTGTGAATGTAGTAAAGAACAAGGAATTCatgaaggaaataaaaatggcaacaacaactaaaataaGAGTTAAGATATTCATGAGGTTCATGTTACTCAAAACCTGAATTCACAATGGATCTAATGCCATAGCATTAACTAAATTGGGTTGCCTATTCAATTTCCCCCAACAGTCCACCGTCATCTTTGCCCTTTAAAAAGGCACACAAATTTGATATCATTTCACCACACAAAGAGGCCTTGAAATGGCAAattataagcttaatttgatGTTGGTTATGGCTATGGCTGCATTTGCGGTCCATGTTGCTGCAAGAACTGCCCCCAATGAGGCTGGAAAAGGCCTCAATGACCAAAAGAACTTCCTCAACTATGGTGGGATCGGTGGTATTGGTGGCATTGGTGATAGTGGACTCCCCTTCGGAGGCGGTGGCGGTATCGGCGGGGGAGGACTCGGAGGGGGCGGTGGCTTAGGGGGGCTTGGCGGCGGCATTGGTGGCGTTGGTGGGGTTGGTATCGGTGGCATTGGTGGCGGAATTGGCGGTGGCGTGATCGGCGGGATTGGCGGTGGTGGTGGATTTGTTAAACTTCCTTGAACTAAACTTAGAGGGGTTCTATAAATTTGGTGCGTTTTGATGTATTTTGTAATGTTTGGGACCTCTAGCTAGGATTATAATTAAAGGTAAGTAATGCATGTTTGTTTGTTTCATGAATTTAGTTAACTATATCTTGTTGGCAAGGATGTTTGTGTGAAGAAGATTTCGGTGCTACTCGTTTTAAGTGTAGGAATAATATCTATTTTTGTTCCCTCCGAATAAGAATAATATAGACCAAATGCACCTATTTATCCGTTTTAAGTATAGGAATAATATTCTCTctttatcattttgccctttCAATTGTCAATggaataaaaaactaaaataataagttgaaaaaataaagtataaaatatGCCTTCTTTTAATTGTatcttttacaaaaaaaaaaaaaaaaaaaagcacttaagtaaattaaaaatattttttaatacaacgaacacacaaaaaaaaaaaaaaaattagactaTATTCACATGCATGAGATCTCTCAACAGAGAAATTTAATACGTTAAGAGAGAACTTGAATATTTGGTTgttttacaattaatatttatcaTCTAATTTGTTCTACTTTATGCAAGActtcaaagaaaatttttgtattcAAAGCCTTTCGATCTTCAAAGTCTTTTAAGTCTTTAAGTCTTTGGACCTCCAAAGCGTATTTGGTCTTCGAAGAGTCTTCAATCCTCAAGAGTTTATACATGGTCTTCAAGAGCTTCAAAACGTTTATGATCCTCTAGAAATTGTGctttaaattatcaattttctaaACCCCTCTCAAATGAAGAGAAGCTTCTTCATTTATAGGGTTTCCATGGATCATGACTTGGACTTGAATGACCCTTGGGTCTAATCAATTGGAATTTGGGCTTGATTAGCTTTTGG comes from the Benincasa hispida cultivar B227 chromosome 5, ASM972705v1, whole genome shotgun sequence genome and includes:
- the LOC120077928 gene encoding uncharacterized protein LOC120077928, whose amino-acid sequence is MASSCLFHNFPSISAHPLTRHRNTPISLHSQFLPSNSLKLKKQSFLLNPKIGKLRTRGSPSFTLVYAAQNNFLRVFQTVWKVGKDGIEAGTDLLPDSVPRPIARISVGMVALTIGLFLFKSILSTALFVLAMMGAIYFIFIALNKDEGPRGDGGSSSSSSPTSTEETLEEARRIMEKYK
- the LOC120077929 gene encoding acanthoscurrin-1-like, which codes for MANYKLNLMLVMAMAAFAVHVAARTAPNEAGKGLNDQKNFLNYGGIGGIGGIGDSGLPFGGGGGIGGGGLGGGGGLGGLGGGIGGVGGVGIGGIGGGIGGGVIGGIGGGGGFVKLP